The following coding sequences are from one uncultured Desulfobacter sp. window:
- the tolR gene encoding protein TolR, which translates to MQLGSGNDPLMSEINVTPFVDVMLVLLIIFMVTAPMMVQGVDVDLPTATSQALPTDEQNLIISIDGDMKVYINEQEISAAFLAEKLEAVMENLDKKNVYLKADKKVPYGVVVNIMSQIKKAGVTSLGMITLPGDEDQAG; encoded by the coding sequence ATGCAGCTTGGATCAGGAAATGACCCCTTGATGTCTGAGATTAACGTGACACCGTTTGTGGATGTCATGCTGGTTTTACTGATCATTTTTATGGTCACGGCCCCTATGATGGTCCAGGGTGTAGATGTTGATCTGCCCACGGCAACCTCCCAGGCATTGCCCACCGATGAGCAGAATCTGATTATTTCCATTGATGGAGACATGAAAGTCTATATCAACGAGCAGGAGATCAGTGCCGCATTCCTGGCGGAAAAGCTTGAAGCGGTAATGGAAAATCTGGACAAGAAAAATGTTTACCTTAAGGCGGATAAGAAAGTGCCCTATGGGGTGGTGGTCAACATCATGTCCCAGATTAAAAAAGCCGGTGTCACAAGCCTTGGCATGATTACGCTGCCCGGGGATGAAGACCAGGCGGGTTAA